A part of Streptomyces sp. NBC_01497 genomic DNA contains:
- a CDS encoding roadblock/LC7 domain-containing protein codes for MWTGDAGQNPPETTDVRAAAADFTWLLNRFATETAGVVDAIAVSSDGLLIAVSRRDAPADSERLAAIVSGITSLAMGASGNYGLGGLNKVIIDLEGGHVLVSAIGNGAVLGVVASKEAKLGNIAYEMTLFANRVGAALNPQLVLELKNNVGVSPSR; via the coding sequence ATGTGGACAGGTGACGCGGGGCAGAATCCGCCGGAAACCACCGACGTACGTGCCGCAGCCGCGGACTTCACCTGGCTGCTGAACCGGTTCGCCACCGAGACCGCCGGTGTCGTCGACGCCATCGCGGTCTCGTCGGACGGCCTGCTGATAGCCGTGTCGCGGCGCGACGCACCCGCCGACTCCGAGCGGCTCGCCGCGATCGTGTCCGGCATCACCAGCCTGGCCATGGGCGCGTCAGGCAACTACGGTCTGGGCGGGCTCAACAAGGTGATCATCGACCTGGAGGGCGGGCACGTCCTCGTGTCGGCGATCGGCAACGGCGCCGTACTCGGCGTCGTGGCCTCCAAGGAGGCCAAGCTCGGCAACATCGCCTACGAGATGACGCTCTTCGCCAACCGGGTCGGCGCGGCCCTCAACCCCCAGCTCGTGCTGGAACTGAAGAACAATGTGGGCGTTTCACCGTCGAGGTGA
- a CDS encoding DUF742 domain-containing protein, translating into MAKVTGEAPVEGAEGPPEGSGALRPSPVRPFLLTAGRVAGTAGPGAGPPIPIETQVVATSGGLAALDSFASEYRDIIAACRRPQSLAELAAKLRLHLNVVRVIAEDLRAQGRLRVYVPRANAAQDASVLRRVIDGLRTVPDSRGFLREG; encoded by the coding sequence ATCGCGAAGGTGACTGGTGAGGCACCGGTCGAAGGGGCCGAGGGGCCCCCTGAGGGGTCCGGCGCGCTCCGGCCGTCCCCCGTCCGGCCCTTCCTGCTGACAGCGGGCCGGGTCGCCGGGACGGCGGGGCCCGGCGCGGGCCCGCCCATCCCGATCGAGACGCAGGTCGTGGCGACGTCGGGCGGGCTCGCCGCGCTCGACAGCTTCGCGTCCGAGTACCGCGACATCATCGCGGCCTGCCGCCGTCCGCAGTCGCTCGCGGAGCTCGCCGCGAAGCTGCGCCTGCATCTGAATGTGGTCCGTGTTATCGCCGAGGACCTGCGCGCCCAAGGGCGGTTGCGGGTCTATGTGCCCCGGGCGAACGCCGCCCAGGACGCCTCTGTTCTGCGAAGGGTGATCGATGGTCTCCGCACCGTCCCCGACTCCAGGGGGTTCCTCCGTGAAGGCTGA
- a CDS encoding GTP-binding protein, producing MVSAPSPTPGGSSVKADPPGTVAARDDDVLNQPPLPVKMVIAGGFGVGKTTTVASISEIEPLTTEASITTVAAGVDDLSHTPEKTTTTVAMDFGCITLDPTLKLYLFGTPGQERFGFMWDDIVEGALGGLVIVDTRRLDDCYAAVDYFENRDIPFAVALNAFDGKVDYELDEVRWALDVSDHVPVTVFDARERGSVRDTLLVVLELALERVEEGKGRAAVRY from the coding sequence ATGGTCTCCGCACCGTCCCCGACTCCAGGGGGTTCCTCCGTGAAGGCTGACCCGCCCGGCACGGTGGCCGCGCGCGACGACGACGTGCTCAACCAGCCGCCGCTGCCCGTGAAGATGGTGATCGCGGGCGGTTTCGGCGTGGGCAAGACGACGACCGTCGCGTCGATCTCCGAGATCGAACCGCTGACCACGGAGGCGTCCATCACGACGGTCGCCGCCGGAGTGGACGACCTGAGCCACACCCCGGAGAAGACGACGACCACGGTCGCCATGGACTTCGGCTGCATCACGCTCGACCCGACGCTGAAGCTGTACCTGTTCGGCACGCCGGGACAGGAGCGGTTCGGGTTCATGTGGGACGACATCGTGGAGGGCGCCCTGGGCGGCCTGGTGATCGTCGACACGCGTCGCCTCGACGACTGCTACGCGGCCGTCGACTACTTCGAGAACCGGGACATCCCGTTCGCGGTCGCGCTGAACGCCTTCGACGGGAAGGTGGACTACGAACTGGACGAGGTCCGCTGGGCGCTGGACGTCTCCGACCATGTGCCGGTGACGGTCTTCGACGCGCGCGAGCGGGGGTCCGTACGGGACACGCTGCTCGTCGTCCTCGAACTGGCGCTGGAGCGGGTGGAAGAGGGCAAGGGCCGGGCTGCCGTCCGGTACTGA
- a CDS encoding ABC transporter permease, with the protein MTIFHFISAFFSDGAHWHGYDGIPTRLLEHVEYSLIALGIAAGVGLPVGLVTGHFGRGGNALALLATAARALPSFGLLVLLFVLMGLSKLPVLIPLVVLAIPPILVTTYEAVRTVDPAPVDAARGMGMHRAKVLFQVELPVALPLILSGLRSAAIQVVSTATIAAYVSFGGVGRYIVDGLYQRNYEKVVGGATLVAALALATLGLFALASRFAVSRGVRGVRQP; encoded by the coding sequence GTGACGATCTTCCATTTCATCAGCGCGTTCTTCTCGGACGGTGCGCACTGGCACGGCTACGACGGCATCCCCACCCGCCTGCTGGAGCACGTCGAGTACTCGCTGATCGCGCTCGGCATCGCCGCGGGCGTCGGGCTGCCCGTCGGCCTCGTCACCGGCCACTTCGGGCGCGGCGGCAACGCCCTCGCCCTGCTGGCGACGGCGGCCCGCGCCCTGCCCAGCTTCGGCCTGCTGGTGCTGCTGTTCGTGCTGATGGGCCTCAGCAAACTGCCGGTGCTGATCCCGCTGGTGGTGCTGGCGATCCCGCCGATCCTCGTCACGACGTACGAGGCGGTGCGCACCGTCGACCCGGCTCCGGTGGACGCGGCCCGGGGCATGGGCATGCACCGTGCGAAGGTGCTGTTCCAGGTGGAGCTGCCGGTCGCGCTGCCGCTGATCCTGAGCGGGCTGCGGTCGGCGGCGATCCAGGTCGTCTCGACGGCCACCATCGCCGCGTACGTGAGCTTCGGCGGTGTGGGCCGGTACATCGTGGACGGCCTGTACCAACGCAACTACGAGAAGGTGGTGGGCGGCGCGACCCTCGTCGCGGCGCTCGCGCTGGCCACGCTGGGCCTGTTCGCGCTCGCGTCGCGGTTCGCCGTCTCCCGGGGCGTACGGGGCGTACGGCAGCCCTGA
- a CDS encoding ABC transporter permease, with product MNGFFDMPSDLQHSYLGLIGLHLQEALLPVAIGLVLALPIAQLCVRFKWLYPPVLWATTILYAIPSLAFFVVLIDYTGQSETTVVIPLSLYSLVVLVPAIVDGVRSVSPETNAAAVAMGIGPVRRYLQVELPIAVPAIFAGLRVATVSSISLVSVGALIGNQGALGNLLADANLYHRPILAVSSVVTTAVLAILADALLVLIRMALTPWLPKGARRARRGGPDGAAPDTTALGDSTGPATGEPLDGAATDVRPTAGSAL from the coding sequence GTGAACGGTTTCTTCGACATGCCGAGCGACCTCCAGCACAGCTACCTGGGGTTGATCGGCCTCCACCTGCAGGAAGCGCTGCTGCCGGTCGCGATCGGCCTGGTCCTGGCCCTGCCCATTGCGCAGTTGTGCGTACGGTTCAAGTGGCTCTACCCGCCGGTCCTGTGGGCGACGACGATCCTGTACGCGATCCCCTCGTTGGCGTTCTTCGTCGTCCTGATCGACTACACCGGGCAGAGCGAGACCACCGTCGTCATCCCGCTCTCGCTCTACAGCCTGGTCGTGCTGGTCCCCGCCATCGTGGACGGCGTCCGCTCCGTCTCGCCGGAGACCAACGCGGCGGCCGTGGCGATGGGCATCGGGCCCGTCCGCCGCTACCTCCAGGTCGAACTGCCGATCGCGGTACCGGCCATCTTCGCGGGCCTGCGGGTCGCGACCGTCTCCAGCATCAGCCTCGTCAGCGTCGGCGCCCTCATCGGCAACCAGGGCGCGCTCGGCAACCTGCTCGCCGACGCCAACCTCTACCACCGGCCGATCCTCGCGGTCAGTTCCGTGGTCACGACGGCCGTGCTCGCGATCCTCGCCGACGCCCTGCTCGTCCTCATCCGGATGGCGCTGACGCCGTGGCTGCCCAAGGGCGCCCGTCGGGCCCGGCGCGGCGGCCCCGACGGCGCGGCCCCGGATACGACGGCGCTCGGTGACTCGACCGGCCCCGCCACCGGTGAGCCGCTCGACGGCGCAGCGACCGATGTCCGGCCCACCGCGGGGAGCGCGCTGTGA
- a CDS encoding ABC transporter ATP-binding protein codes for MISIEAVSKRYPDGTVAVDGLSLEIPDRSITVLVGPSGCGKTTTLRMINRMIELSGGRILIDGEDIQHKPVNALRRSMGYVIQNAGLFQHRTIVDNIGTVPRMLGWSKAKARERSMELMERVGLDTSMAKRYPYQLSGGQQQRVGVARALAADPPVLLMDEPFSAVDPVVRRGLQEELLRIQAELGKTIVFVTHDIDEAIRVGDMIAVLRTGGKLAQYAPPDQLLSDPADAAVEDFLGADRGIRGLSFFTTEGLPVERAGIVAVDATAAQVTSRAADLPYLLVVDVDGRPLGWAHADRLRTSGGGDEASGLLPYGQTFRQGEDSLRVALDCAVLSPTGWAVAVDGDGRAVGVVSQESIAAAIREAHGHRGTAPVDVGAAR; via the coding sequence TTGATATCCATCGAAGCTGTCAGCAAGAGGTATCCCGACGGCACCGTCGCCGTCGACGGTCTCTCCCTGGAGATCCCCGACCGGTCGATCACCGTCCTCGTCGGGCCGTCCGGCTGCGGCAAGACGACGACCCTCCGCATGATCAACCGCATGATCGAACTGAGCGGGGGCCGGATCCTCATCGATGGGGAGGACATCCAGCACAAGCCCGTCAACGCGCTCCGCAGGTCGATGGGGTACGTGATCCAGAACGCGGGCCTCTTCCAGCACCGCACGATCGTCGACAACATCGGCACCGTGCCGCGCATGCTCGGCTGGTCCAAGGCCAAGGCCCGCGAGCGCTCGATGGAGTTGATGGAGCGCGTCGGCCTCGACACGTCGATGGCCAAGCGCTACCCGTACCAGCTCTCCGGTGGTCAGCAGCAGCGGGTGGGAGTCGCCCGCGCGCTCGCCGCGGACCCGCCGGTGCTCCTGATGGACGAGCCGTTCTCGGCGGTCGACCCGGTCGTGCGGCGCGGGCTCCAGGAGGAACTGCTGCGCATCCAGGCCGAACTGGGCAAGACCATCGTCTTCGTCACCCACGACATAGACGAGGCGATACGCGTCGGCGACATGATCGCCGTGCTCCGCACCGGCGGGAAGCTCGCGCAGTACGCGCCGCCGGACCAGTTGCTCTCCGACCCCGCCGACGCCGCCGTGGAGGACTTCCTCGGCGCCGACCGCGGTATCCGGGGCCTGTCGTTCTTCACCACGGAGGGGCTGCCGGTCGAGCGGGCCGGCATCGTCGCCGTCGACGCGACCGCCGCACAGGTCACCTCGCGCGCCGCCGACCTGCCGTACCTGCTCGTCGTCGATGTAGACGGCCGGCCGCTCGGCTGGGCGCACGCCGACCGCCTGCGCACGTCGGGCGGCGGCGACGAGGCGTCGGGCCTGCTCCCGTACGGCCAGACGTTCCGCCAGGGCGAGGACTCGCTGCGCGTCGCGCTCGACTGCGCGGTCCTCTCGCCGACCGGCTGGGCGGTCGCCGTGGACGGCGACGGGCGCGCCGTCGGCGTCGTCTCGCAGGAGTCGATCGCGGCCGCGATCCGCGAGGCCCACGGCCACCGCGGCACCGCGCCGGTGGATGTGGGAGCCGCGCGGTGA